Proteins encoded together in one Amphiprion ocellaris isolate individual 3 ecotype Okinawa chromosome 14, ASM2253959v1, whole genome shotgun sequence window:
- the LOC129350558 gene encoding NLR family CARD domain-containing protein 3-like, giving the protein MFGESQQLWPEGHWCLSRQQPRTRWWTPVVREAVRLKKEAFQAWLTRGSPEAANGYRLVKRAGNLIFYESDLTECGIDVEAASKYSGVFTQIFKEENGLYQDKVFCFVHLSVQEFLAALHVHQTFITSGINLLDKEQQRTSWWSEVFQSKSTGFYQRAVDEALQSPNGHLDLFLRFLLGLSMPTNQNLLPGLLTQTGSSSQTNQKTVEYIKKKISENVSVERSINLFHCLNELKDVSLVEEVQQSLRSGRLSTNKLSPAHWSALVFILLSSEEHLDVFDLKKYSASEDVLLRLLPVVKASKKVL; this is encoded by the exons ATGTTTGGAGAGTCTCAGC AGCTGTGGCCTGAAGGTCACTGGTGTCTTTCGCGGCAGCAACCCAGAACCCGCTGGTGGACACCAGTGGTGAGGGAAGCCGTCAGGCTGAAGAAGGAGGCCTTTCAGGCCTGGCTGACTCGggggtctcctgaagcagcCAACGGATACCGGTTGGTCAAAAGGGCTGGAAACCTGATCTTCTATGAGTCTGACCTGACAGAGTGTGGCATCGATGTGGAAGCAGCCTCAAAGTACTCAGGAGTGTTCACACAGATCTTTAAAGAGGAGAATGGACTGTACCAGGACAAGGTGTTCTGCTTCGTCCATCTGAGTgttcaggagtttctggctgctcttCATGTCCATCAGACCTTCATCACCTCTGGAATCAACCTGCTggacaaagaacaacaaagaacaTCTTGGTGGTCTGAAGTGTTCCAAAGTAAATCAACAGGTTTCTACCAGAGAGCAGTAGACGAGGCCTTACAGAGTCCAAACGGACACCTGGACTTGTTCCTCCGCTTCCTCCTGGGTCTCTCAATGCCGACCAATCAGAATCTCCTACCAGGCCTGctgacacagacaggaagtagctCACAGACAAATCAGAAAACAGTGGAGTACATCAAGAAGAAGATCAGTGAGAATGTGTCTGTAGAGAGAAGCATCAATCTGTTCCactgtctgaatgaactgaaggaTGTTTCTCTAGTGGAGGAGGTCCAACAGTCCCTGAGATCAGGACGTCTGTCCACAAATAAACTGTCTCCTGCTCATTGGTCAGCTCTGGTCTTCATTTTACTGTCATCAGAAGAACATCTGGACGTGTTTGACCTGAAGAAATACTCTGCTTCAGAGGATGTTCTTCTGAGGCTGCTGCCAGTGGTCAAAGCCTCCAAGAAAGTTCTGTAA
- the LOC118470226 gene encoding cysteine-rich and transmembrane domain-containing protein 1-like, which produces MSAEAPPPYHPHLSDAAASPPALSCFPGSSYQTFPQTFHTHYHGDPGLTAPGYQDGPVGPPKHTVYVVEQHHHDDGGGGDSCLAVLCCCFLWNLLTAHH; this is translated from the exons ATGAGTGCTGAGGCTCCGCCCCCTTACCATCCTCACCTGTCCGACGCCGCCGCTTCCCCTCCAG CTCTCAGCTGCTTCCCCGGCTCCTCGTACCAG ACCTTCCCTCAGACCTTCCACACCCACTACCACGGAGATCCAGGCCTCACAGCGCCGGGGTACCAGGACGGCCCGGTCGGACCCCCTAAACACACCG TTTACGTCGTGGAGCAACATCACCATGACGACGGTGGCGGCGGTGACTCGTGTCTGGCggttctctgctgctgcttcctgtggAACCTTCTGACCGCCCACCACTGA